Genomic window (Devosia chinhatensis):
CCAAACGGAAGGAAAAAAATTCCCATGACAAAGCAGTTCATTGTCTCTGCCATTGCGGGTGTCGCCCTTATGGGCAGTGCGCTTCCCACGATTGCACAGCAGCAGTTCATTACTATCGGAACGGGCGGCGTAACGGGTGTTTATTATGCCGCCGGTGGCGCAATCTGCCGTCTTATGAATGAAACCCGCGCCGAGCATGGCTTTCGGTGCTCGGTCGAGTCGACTGCTGCTTCCGTTTACAACCTCAACGCCATCCGCCAGGGCGAGCTCGACTTCGGCGTGACGCAGACGGACGTGATGTTCCATGCCGTCAACGGCGAAGTTGCTTTCGCCGAGCAGGGCGCCTGGGACGGCATGCGTTCGGTCTTCTCGCTCCATCCCGAACCCTTCACCCTCCTCGCTCGCGCCGATGCCGGCATCGAGACCTTCGAGGACCTGGCTGGCAAGCGCGTCAATATCGGTGCGCCCGGCTCGGGTACCCAGACCTCGATGGACATCATCCTCGATGCAGCCGGCATGTCCCGCGACGACTTCGCGCTGACCTCCGAACTGCGCCCCGATGAGCATGGGCCGGCCCTCTGCGACAACCAGATCGATGCCTTCATCTATGGCGTGGGCCACCCCTCTGCCAATATTGCCGACCCGACCACGACCTGCGGTGCGCAGCTCGTCGCGCTTCAGGGCGATTACATCGACGGCCTGGTGAGCGAATATCCCTATTACGCCAGCGTCACCATTCCGGGCGGCACCTATGCCAACAACGAAGGCGACACCGCCACCTTCGGCGTGCTGGCGGCCCTGGCCGTGTCCGAAGACACCCCTGACGACGCCGTCTATGCTCTGGTGAGCTCGGTGTTTGAGAACTTCGACACCTTCAAGTCCCTGCATCCGGCCCTGGCCAATCTGACCGAGCAGGCCATGGTCTCCGATGGTCTCTCCGCGCCGCTGCATCCGGGCGCCGAGCGTTATTACCAGGAGCGCGGCTGGCTCTAAGCCGGTCACAACGATCCAGCCTGTTATGCGGCGACCCCTTCGGGGGCCGCCGTTTCTTGCTCTAGCGTCCAGTGCGCCCAGCGGAATTTGCCATGCCCGACCAGCATAAGCCTGCCACAGCATCCAGTGATGTCCCTGACCGCGAAGAACTGGCGCGTCTCGTTGCCGAAGCCGATACCGGTGGGCGTGAACCCCGCAGCAAGGCCGCGCGGACGGTGCTCTACCTCACCGCGCTCGCCTGGGCGCTGTTCCAGCTCTGGTACGCTTCGCCCCTGCCCTTCCAGCTGCGCATCGGCGTCTTCAACGCCACCGAGGCACGCGCCATTCATCTGGCTTTTGCACTCTTTCTGGTTTTCGCCGCCTATCCGGCGACCAAAAAGGCTCCACGTGATTATGTGCCCTGGTACGAATGGATGCTGGGCCTAGTGGCAGCCGGCTGCTCGCTCTATATTTTTCTCTTCCAGGCCGATCTCGCCCGGCGCCCGGGCCTGCCCACCACGCTCGATATTGTCGTGGCTGTCATCGGCGTCGTCATGCTGCTCGAAGCCGCGCGTCGCTCTCTGGGCGTGGCGCTGCCCATCGTCGGCATCCTGTTCCTCTGCTACGCCTTTTTCGGCCCCTACCTGCCGGACCTGATCGCCCATCGCGGCGCCTCCGTCCCCCGCGCCGCCACCCAGTACTGGCTGACCTCCGAAGGCGTGTTCGGCGTCGCCCTTGGCGTATCGACGGCCTTCGTCTTTCTCTTCGTGCTGTTTGGCGCGTTGCTGGAGCGTGCCGGCGCCGGCAATTATTTCATCAAGGTCGCCTTCGCCATGCTCGGCCATTTCCGCGGCGGACCGGCAAAGGCCGCCGTGCTCGGCTCGGCCGCAACAGGCATCATTTCGGGCTCTTCCGTCGCCAATGTCGTGACCACCGGCACCTTCACCATTCCCTTGATGAAGCGGGTGGGCTATCCCCCGGTAAAGGCCGGCGCCATCGAGGTCTCCTCTTCGGTCAATGGACAGATCCTGCCGCCCGTCATGGGCGCGGCGGCCTTCCTGATCGCCGAATATGTCGGCATTCCCTATTCCGAAGTGGTCCGCCACGCGATCATTCCGGCGCTCCTCACCTATATCTCGCTGTTCTACGTCGTCGACATCGAGGCGCGGAAATTCAACCTGCAGGGGCTTCCCCGCAAGCGCTACCGCTCCACGCTGATGAGCATGGCCCTGTTCGGCATGACCGCGGCCGCCTTCGTCATCTTCTGCTGGGTGGTCGGCTTTGCCCTCGGCTGGACGCGGGACGTCTTCGGCGCCGGCGCCAGCTGGGCGGTCGGCATCGGCACCATCCTGCTCTATCTCGGCCTTCTGGCCGCCCGGTCGCGCTTTCCTGATCTGGCCGACGAAGACCCCAACAATCCCGACCTCATCCTGCCCGACACCGCCAAGGTCGCGCCCACCGGCATTCACTATATCCTGCCGGTCTTCATCTTGGTCTGGTGCCTCATGGTCGAGCAGCTGTCACCCGGGCTCTCGGCCTTTTATGGCACCTGCGCGCTCATCATCCTGGTCGTCACCCAGAAGCCGCTGATCGCCCTGTTCCGCGGTCAGAGACAGGTCATGGAGGCCTTGCGCTCGGGCGTGGTCGACCTCTTCGAAGGCCTTGTCACCGGCTCGCGCAACATGGTCACCATCGCCATTGCTACCGCCGCCGCAGGCATCATCGTCGGCACCGTCGCCCTGACCGGCATCGGTCTGGTGATGACCGAAATCGTCATCTCGGTCTCGGGCGGCAATTTGCTGGTCATGTTGCTGATGACGGCCGTCATCTGCATGGTGCTGGGCCTGGGCATGCCGACAACGGCCAATTACGTCGTCGTCGCCACGCTCATCGCCCCGGTGATCGTCGAAGTGGCCTCGCTCAACGGTCTCGCCGTGGCCCTGGTCGCGGTCCATCTCTACGTGTTCTATTTCGGCCTCATGGCCGATGTGACGCCGCCGGTGGGCCTGGCCTCGTTTGCTGCCTCGGCCATTTCGCGCGCCGACCCGGTGCGCACCGGCGTCCAGGCCTTCCGCTATGAAATGCGGACCGCCATCCTGCCGCTGATCTTCATCTTCAACCACCAATTGCTGATGATTGGCGTCACCTCGTGGTGGGGATTGGCGCTGACGGTCTCGATGTCCTTGATCGGCATGCTGATGTTCGTATCTGTGACCCAGCAGATCTTCATTACCCGCAGCCGCGTCTGGGAAAGTGCGATGCTGCTGGCTGCCTGCTTCATGCTGTTCGTCCCCGGCCAGGTCATGGATCGCATCATCCCTGCCATGGTCAGTGCCCCGGCCTCCGAGATCGAGCAGCGCGCCGCCGCTGTTCCGGCCGGTGAATTCCTCACGGTCGAATTCTCAGGCATCGATATCTCGGGCAATGATTATACCCGGCTGGTGCGCCTGCCCATGGGCGAAGCGGGCGATGGCGCGACGCGCCTGTCCAATGCCGGCGTTCAGGTCATCGAATTCGGCGGCCAGGCACAGGTCACCAATGTCCGCTTCCGCAGTCAGGCGGAACGCCTGGGTGTCACCATTGGCGACACTGTTTCCGCTGTCATGGTCCGCAATCCCGACCGGCCGCCGCAGGAACTGGTCTTCATCCCGGGCCTGTTGCTGATCGGTGCCGTTGCCGCCCTGCAATGGCGCCGAAGGCAGTGGGACCAACCCGGCATGCCCAAAAAGCAACAGGCCATGGCCTGATCTACCAGTCGACAATTATCCTGTGCCGCGGCAAGCCGAGTAGAGCCGGCCGCGGCACCGTCCAATCGAGCCGGCATGGCCGCGTCTGCACGCCGGCATGAAGTCTTGCTCGCCGATCCCGAGCGTCACGGCCGATCAAGGCCGTCTAAAGCGCTGAACCATTTGCGATGCCCGATGCCGTCCTGGCCTGCGTTGCGCGATTTATAATTGAAGCCACCTCTGCCCGCTCGGGCAGCGACACATACGTTGGGCACGACTGAACCGCGGGGCGGCAGAAAAGTCCGTTCAGGCATGGGGGGACACCTGAACCAGTCCTATGTCCTCGTCTGAAACAGGGTGCGAGGCATTGTTGACCGTCCCTCGATCGTCAAGCGCGTCTCCCCATGCACGCCGTCCGACAGATCGGGCCGACTGACGGGTCATCTAACGGCCCGTGATCCTTTTCGGCTAACGCTCCGGCGCCGCGGCGTGGCTGCCGACCGAGTGGCTGACACCGCAGAACGTCATGCCCGGAGGCCCATCCGGGAAGTTTTTGGTCAGAGCCTTTGTCGGCATGAGGCGCGTGCGCAGGTCTGCAAGTGCCCTCGCAGCAGGACATGGCACGTCCCCCCTCGGAAACCAGCACCACCCTGCATTCCGGAGGACGGCACCTGCGCATCCAGACTTGGGACGCAGCCAGGTCAGGCTTGTGGATGATGATGTCACCAGCCGCAGGGCCTGAGCTTGGATCACCTGCCCCCTGCAGCGTCCTCAGATTCAGTCGGTCGAGCGGATATGCGCCCGAGCACATGCGATGGCGCTCCGCCTTATCGCCCGAAAGCACAGCCTGCCGGGACA
Coding sequences:
- a CDS encoding TAXI family TRAP transporter solute-binding subunit; its protein translation is MTKQFIVSAIAGVALMGSALPTIAQQQFITIGTGGVTGVYYAAGGAICRLMNETRAEHGFRCSVESTAASVYNLNAIRQGELDFGVTQTDVMFHAVNGEVAFAEQGAWDGMRSVFSLHPEPFTLLARADAGIETFEDLAGKRVNIGAPGSGTQTSMDIILDAAGMSRDDFALTSELRPDEHGPALCDNQIDAFIYGVGHPSANIADPTTTCGAQLVALQGDYIDGLVSEYPYYASVTIPGGTYANNEGDTATFGVLAALAVSEDTPDDAVYALVSSVFENFDTFKSLHPALANLTEQAMVSDGLSAPLHPGAERYYQERGWL
- a CDS encoding TRAP transporter permease, with amino-acid sequence MPDQHKPATASSDVPDREELARLVAEADTGGREPRSKAARTVLYLTALAWALFQLWYASPLPFQLRIGVFNATEARAIHLAFALFLVFAAYPATKKAPRDYVPWYEWMLGLVAAGCSLYIFLFQADLARRPGLPTTLDIVVAVIGVVMLLEAARRSLGVALPIVGILFLCYAFFGPYLPDLIAHRGASVPRAATQYWLTSEGVFGVALGVSTAFVFLFVLFGALLERAGAGNYFIKVAFAMLGHFRGGPAKAAVLGSAATGIISGSSVANVVTTGTFTIPLMKRVGYPPVKAGAIEVSSSVNGQILPPVMGAAAFLIAEYVGIPYSEVVRHAIIPALLTYISLFYVVDIEARKFNLQGLPRKRYRSTLMSMALFGMTAAAFVIFCWVVGFALGWTRDVFGAGASWAVGIGTILLYLGLLAARSRFPDLADEDPNNPDLILPDTAKVAPTGIHYILPVFILVWCLMVEQLSPGLSAFYGTCALIILVVTQKPLIALFRGQRQVMEALRSGVVDLFEGLVTGSRNMVTIAIATAAAGIIVGTVALTGIGLVMTEIVISVSGGNLLVMLLMTAVICMVLGLGMPTTANYVVVATLIAPVIVEVASLNGLAVALVAVHLYVFYFGLMADVTPPVGLASFAASAISRADPVRTGVQAFRYEMRTAILPLIFIFNHQLLMIGVTSWWGLALTVSMSLIGMLMFVSVTQQIFITRSRVWESAMLLAACFMLFVPGQVMDRIIPAMVSAPASEIEQRAAAVPAGEFLTVEFSGIDISGNDYTRLVRLPMGEAGDGATRLSNAGVQVIEFGGQAQVTNVRFRSQAERLGVTIGDTVSAVMVRNPDRPPQELVFIPGLLLIGAVAALQWRRRQWDQPGMPKKQQAMA